From a region of the Actinomadura luzonensis genome:
- a CDS encoding carbohydrate ABC transporter permease, which yields MIRRAVLVVLGLIWLGPTYLLLVNAARPADSYDPARAWAPSGDFALLENVARAVEGANLGGSLASTALYALVSPLLGVLIGALAGYTIVVLRLRHGFWWFLLIFGGTVFPSQMLLVPLFVSYSDAGLYDTRLGLILVYTAINVPLGAFVLRNFYQGVAFSIFEAARMDGASTWRIFWRVYLPMSASALTAVFILEFTFIWNDLVFGLTLSQTEDVRPVMTAIAGLMTDVYAGTPVPVGLAAGLVVSLPTVVLFLATQRLFARGLSLGSVQ from the coding sequence ATGATCCGCAGAGCCGTGCTCGTCGTGCTCGGGCTGATCTGGCTCGGGCCCACCTACCTGCTGCTCGTCAACGCCGCGCGCCCGGCCGACTCCTACGACCCGGCGCGGGCCTGGGCGCCCTCCGGCGACTTCGCGCTGCTGGAGAACGTGGCGCGGGCGGTCGAGGGCGCGAACCTGGGCGGCAGCCTGGCCAGCACCGCGCTCTACGCGCTGGTCTCGCCGCTGCTCGGCGTGCTGATCGGCGCGCTGGCCGGGTACACGATCGTGGTGCTGCGGCTGCGGCACGGCTTCTGGTGGTTCCTGCTGATCTTCGGCGGCACCGTGTTCCCGTCGCAGATGTTGCTGGTGCCGCTGTTCGTCAGCTACAGCGACGCCGGCCTGTACGACACCCGCCTCGGCCTCATCCTCGTCTACACCGCGATCAATGTGCCGCTCGGCGCGTTCGTGCTGCGCAACTTCTACCAGGGCGTGGCGTTCTCGATCTTCGAGGCGGCCCGCATGGACGGCGCGTCCACCTGGCGCATCTTCTGGCGCGTCTACCTGCCGATGTCGGCCAGCGCGCTGACCGCCGTCTTCATCCTGGAGTTCACCTTCATCTGGAACGACCTCGTCTTCGGCCTGACCCTCTCCCAGACCGAGGACGTGCGGCCGGTCATGACCGCCATCGCCGGCCTCATGACCGACGTCTACGCCGGCACCCCGGTGCCGGTCGGCCTGGCCGCGGGGCTGGTGGTCTCGCTGCCCACGGTCGTGTTGTTCCTCGCCACCCAGCGCCTCTTCGCCCGAGGCCTTTCCCTAGGGAGTGTGCAATGA
- a CDS encoding DUF305 domain-containing protein codes for MGVVRATAVLLVLLAGCGARAAEPPLNADDVMFVQMMVQHHRQGIEIAGLGAERAKNPEVRTLTAAIETTQQDEVEMMLRWLHDWEQPLRAGEHAHDHHGGLPETDAERIRALRTSRHFERDLLNLLIAHQDAAVRMAQAEAASGVNPDAKAWAERVETSRRGQVELMTKLVKDS; via the coding sequence ATGGGCGTGGTGCGCGCGACGGCGGTCCTTCTCGTTCTCCTGGCCGGATGCGGCGCGCGGGCCGCCGAGCCGCCGCTGAACGCCGACGACGTGATGTTCGTCCAGATGATGGTCCAGCACCACCGCCAGGGCATCGAGATCGCCGGGCTGGGGGCCGAGCGCGCGAAGAACCCGGAGGTGCGCACGCTGACCGCCGCCATCGAGACGACCCAGCAGGACGAGGTCGAGATGATGCTCCGCTGGCTGCACGACTGGGAGCAGCCGTTGCGGGCCGGCGAGCACGCGCATGACCACCACGGCGGCCTGCCGGAGACCGACGCTGAGCGGATCCGGGCGCTCAGGACGTCCAGGCACTTCGAGCGCGACCTGCTCAACCTGCTCATCGCGCACCAGGACGCCGCCGTCCGGATGGCGCAGGCCGAGGCCGCGAGCGGCGTCAACCCGGACGCCAAGGCGTGGGCGGAGCGGGTGGAGACCTCCCGGCGCGGCCAGGTGGAGCTGATGACGAAGCTGGTCAAGGACTCCTGA
- a CDS encoding DUF4326 domain-containing protein: MARRVKVEGDRYHGWVPEGAVYVGRAAPGLKASPYSSPHSVGGRGCRACGGRVHERSEVISLCREHLREHPELVERARQELQGRDLACWCPLDQECHGDVLVAVVAGQEP, translated from the coding sequence ATGGCGCGTCGGGTGAAGGTCGAAGGGGACCGGTACCACGGGTGGGTGCCGGAAGGGGCCGTGTACGTGGGCCGCGCCGCCCCGGGGCTGAAGGCGAGCCCGTACAGCAGCCCGCACAGCGTCGGGGGGCGCGGGTGCCGGGCGTGCGGCGGGCGGGTGCACGAGCGGAGCGAGGTGATCTCGTTGTGCCGGGAGCACCTGCGTGAGCATCCGGAGCTCGTCGAGCGGGCCCGGCAGGAGCTCCAGGGGCGGGACCTGGCCTGCTGGTGTCCTCTGGACCAGGAGTGTCACGGGGACGTGCTGGTGGCGGTCGTCGCCGGGCAGGAGCCCTGA
- a CDS encoding FadR/GntR family transcriptional regulator codes for MSEVTRPTLSDALTERMLELIRTGGHRPGDRLPSTRELSQRFAVTTPTLREALRRLEATGAIELRHGSGIYVGADIERLVLPNPNMREIRAARLLELLDARIVIEPPLAAMAAEHAGREELAALRKVLDEAGRHLRGEDAELHDANMSFHRATARAAGNGVLHEVVDSLLTVHGPEQREILQIFDDRRRDYDEHLAILEAVEARDAAQAEARMRAHLADVKTVVERRLHPETPR; via the coding sequence ATGTCCGAGGTGACGCGGCCCACACTGTCCGACGCTCTGACCGAGCGCATGCTGGAGCTCATCCGCACGGGCGGGCACCGGCCGGGCGACCGGCTGCCCTCGACCAGGGAGCTCTCCCAGCGCTTCGCCGTCACCACCCCGACCCTGCGCGAGGCGCTGCGCCGGCTGGAGGCCACCGGCGCGATAGAGCTGCGGCACGGCTCCGGCATCTACGTCGGCGCCGACATCGAACGGCTCGTCCTGCCCAACCCCAACATGCGCGAGATCCGCGCCGCCCGGCTGCTGGAGCTGCTCGACGCCCGCATCGTCATCGAGCCGCCGCTGGCCGCCATGGCCGCCGAGCACGCCGGCCGCGAGGAGCTGGCCGCGCTGCGCAAGGTCCTCGACGAGGCGGGCCGGCACCTGCGCGGCGAGGACGCCGAGCTGCACGACGCCAACATGTCCTTCCACCGGGCCACCGCCCGCGCGGCGGGCAACGGCGTCCTGCACGAGGTGGTCGACTCACTGCTCACCGTGCACGGCCCGGAGCAGCGCGAGATCCTGCAGATCTTCGACGACCGGCGCCGCGACTACGACGAGCACCTGGCCATCCTGGAGGCCGTCGAAGCGCGGGACGCGGCGCAGGCCGAGGCGCGCATGCGGGCTCACCTGGCCGACGTGAAGACGGTCGTCGAGCGTCGGCTGCACCCAGAAACCCCCCGGTAG
- a CDS encoding ABC transporter substrate-binding protein, with protein MFRSRVATLGVAALVLAACGGNGTATQQKKSELTLYNDKGAWTKFFDEMGALSKQQIGLGMKPTGYTDSAQYQAFIKASFRTNVKPDLFTWQTGGMLEEIVKQKQVAETTAVWQEAIKAGDLSQDLAPYYTIGGKQYCVPMNVAYWGMFYNKKVFDKYRLAPPQTWDELIKVADTLKRNGVKAFYHTSVLFSFVWFEQLMAGTDPDLYDRLATGKAKYTDPGVVQVMERWKSMIDAGYFINPGDKTDPGDVLKNGKAAMVSFGTWFNTSMTQRNMKAGADYGFFVIPNVNAALPKTSMIFESGPLCSLTKAADPDASMKYLKWWTTAEAQEKWATSRGDVSANPKVTIQDEALGAVTKDAGGGKYRLVNRYFEATPPPVLTAALDGFGKFVTEPGSYKEVLETIQKAADEYWSTHQ; from the coding sequence ATGTTCCGGTCACGTGTGGCCACGCTGGGCGTGGCGGCGCTCGTCCTCGCCGCGTGCGGCGGCAACGGCACCGCCACGCAGCAGAAGAAGAGCGAGCTGACGCTGTACAACGACAAGGGCGCGTGGACGAAGTTCTTCGACGAGATGGGCGCCCTGTCCAAGCAGCAGATCGGCCTGGGCATGAAGCCGACGGGATACACGGACTCGGCGCAGTACCAGGCGTTCATCAAGGCGTCGTTCCGCACGAACGTCAAGCCCGACCTGTTCACCTGGCAGACCGGGGGGATGCTGGAGGAGATCGTCAAGCAGAAGCAGGTGGCCGAGACCACGGCCGTCTGGCAGGAGGCGATCAAGGCGGGCGACCTGTCGCAGGACCTCGCGCCCTACTACACGATCGGCGGCAAGCAGTACTGCGTGCCGATGAACGTCGCCTACTGGGGGATGTTCTACAACAAGAAGGTCTTCGACAAGTACCGACTGGCACCGCCGCAGACCTGGGACGAGCTGATCAAGGTCGCCGACACCCTCAAGCGGAACGGGGTCAAGGCGTTCTACCACACCAGCGTGCTGTTCTCGTTCGTCTGGTTCGAGCAGCTCATGGCCGGCACCGACCCCGACCTGTACGACCGCCTCGCCACCGGCAAGGCCAAGTACACCGACCCGGGCGTGGTGCAGGTGATGGAGCGGTGGAAGTCGATGATCGACGCCGGATATTTCATTAATCCGGGTGACAAGACGGACCCGGGCGACGTCCTGAAGAACGGCAAGGCCGCCATGGTGTCGTTCGGCACCTGGTTCAACACCAGCATGACCCAGCGCAACATGAAGGCCGGCGCCGACTACGGCTTCTTCGTCATCCCCAACGTCAACGCCGCGCTCCCCAAGACCTCGATGATCTTCGAGAGCGGCCCGCTCTGCTCGCTCACCAAGGCCGCCGACCCGGACGCCAGCATGAAGTACCTCAAGTGGTGGACCACCGCCGAGGCCCAGGAGAAGTGGGCCACCAGTCGCGGCGACGTGAGCGCCAATCCCAAGGTCACCATCCAGGACGAGGCACTCGGCGCGGTCACCAAGGACGCGGGCGGCGGCAAGTACCGCCTGGTCAACCGCTACTTCGAGGCCACCCCGCCGCCGGTGCTGACGGCCGCCCTGGACGGGTTCGGCAAGTTCGTCACCGAGCCCGGCAGCTACAAGGAGGTGCTGGAGACCATCCAGAAGGCCGCCGACGAGTACTGGAGCACTCACCAGTGA
- a CDS encoding carbohydrate ABC transporter permease, with protein sequence MRSPVLGRFRHGYVAPAAVLVAVLLYAPFVWTAYLSLTRYDGLEPPSWVGLDNFGKLFADPALLTSVRNTLIWVLGTMVLPVGLGLLVAVLSYDLKGGAWYRVPFMLPYALSGAGLAMVWSPVLSHDGIANLLLGVDTAFLQEAPQNTVAMLLVWTWQQLGVNTLLFVVGLQSIPKEPIEAARLDGAAGWRLFRHVIWPLLRPLTAVVVGLALVASLKTFDIVWVLTQGGPGRNSETLAVTMYKETFVASQYGYGSAVAVLLTVVTGLASYLYLRRQVR encoded by the coding sequence GTGAGGTCCCCGGTACTCGGGCGGTTCCGGCACGGGTACGTGGCGCCTGCGGCCGTCCTGGTCGCGGTGCTGCTCTACGCGCCGTTCGTGTGGACCGCCTACCTCAGCCTCACCCGCTACGACGGGCTGGAGCCGCCGAGCTGGGTCGGCCTGGACAACTTCGGCAAGCTGTTCGCCGACCCGGCGCTGCTCACCTCGGTCCGCAACACGCTGATCTGGGTGCTCGGCACGATGGTGCTGCCGGTCGGGCTCGGCCTGCTGGTGGCGGTGCTGTCCTACGACCTCAAGGGCGGCGCCTGGTACCGGGTGCCGTTCATGTTGCCGTACGCGCTGAGCGGCGCGGGCCTCGCGATGGTGTGGAGCCCGGTCCTGTCCCACGACGGCATCGCGAACCTGCTGCTCGGCGTGGACACCGCGTTCCTCCAGGAGGCGCCGCAGAACACCGTGGCCATGCTGCTGGTGTGGACCTGGCAGCAGCTCGGCGTGAACACGCTGCTGTTCGTCGTGGGCCTGCAGTCCATCCCGAAGGAGCCGATCGAGGCGGCCCGGCTGGACGGCGCGGCGGGCTGGCGGCTGTTCCGGCACGTGATCTGGCCGCTGCTGCGCCCGCTGACGGCGGTCGTGGTGGGGCTCGCGCTGGTGGCGAGCCTGAAGACGTTCGACATCGTGTGGGTGCTGACGCAGGGCGGTCCCGGGCGCAACTCCGAGACGCTGGCGGTGACGATGTACAAGGAGACGTTCGTGGCCAGCCAGTACGGCTACGGCTCGGCCGTGGCGGTGCTGCTCACGGTCGTGACCGGGCTGGCGTCCTACCTCTACCTCAGGAGGCAGGTGCGATGA